One genomic region from Rosa rugosa chromosome 1, drRosRugo1.1, whole genome shotgun sequence encodes:
- the LOC133711471 gene encoding aldehyde dehydrogenase family 2 member C4-like gives MMKFADLIDEHTEELAKLDTVDAGKLFSSGKAADIPQVSQTIRYYAGAADKIHGEVLKMSRELQAYTLLEPIGVLGHIIPWNFPSGMFSVKVAPSLAAGCTMVIKPAEQTPLSALYYAHLAKLAGVPDGVINVITGYGETAGAAITHHMDIDKVSFTGSTDVGRQVMQAAAKSNLKAVSLELGGKSPLLIFDDADVDKAADLALLGILYNKGETCVASSRVFVQEGIYDELVKKLEVKAKSWAVGDPFDPNVRQRPQVDKQQFEKVLTYIEHGKREGATLLTGGKPLGNKGYYIEPTVFTDVKDDMLIAKDEIFGPVMSLMKFKTLEEAIQRANNTKYGLAGGIVTKNIDIANTVSRSIRAGSIWINCYFAIDNDCPFGGYKMSGFGKDWGMQGIHKYMHTKSVVTPIYNSPWL, from the exons ATGATGAAGTTTGCGGACTTGATCGATGAACACACAGAAGAACTAGCCAAGTTGGATACAGTTGATGCGGGGAAGTTGTTCAGTTCTGGCAAAGCCGCTGACATACCTCAGGTATCACAAACTATACGTTACTATGCGGGTGCAGCTGATAAAATTCATGGAGAGGTGCTCAAAATGTCGCGCGAGCTTCAAGCTTATACTTTACTTGAACCAATTGGTGTTCTGGGACACATCATTCCATGGAATTTTCCGAGCGGCATGTTCTCTGTTAAAGTTGCTCCTTCCTTAGCTGCTGGTTGCACCATGGTCATCAAACCTGCTGAGCAGACACCTCTTTCAGCTCTCTATTATGCTCATCTGGCCAAGTTG GCTGGTGTTCCTGATGGAGTGATTAATGTCATAACTGGATATGGAGAGACTGCTGGTGCGGCCATCACTCATCATATGGACATTGACAAA GTCAGTTTTACTGGTTCCACAGACGTAGGCCGTCAAGTGATGCAGGCTGCAGCAAAGAGCAACTTAAAAGCAGTTTCACTTGAACTAGGGGGCAAGTCACCCCTTTTAATTTTTGATGATGCTGATGTAGATAAGGCTGCTGACCTTGCTCTCTTGGGAATCCTCTACAACAAG GGAGAAACTTGTGTGGCAAGTTCTCGTGTTTTTGTTCAAGAAGGGATCTATGATGAACTTGTGAAGAAATTAGAAGTAAAGGCAAAATCTTGGGCTGTTGGGGATCCTTTTGATCCTAATGTTCGTCAAAGACCCCAG GTTGATAAGCAGCAGTTTGAGAAAGTCTTAACCTACATTGAGCATGGAAAAAGAGAAGGAGCCACTTTGTTAACAGGGGGCAAGCCTTTGGGGAACAAGGGATATTACATCGAGCCAACAGTATTCACTGATGTCAAG GATGACATGCTCATAGCCAAGGATGAGATATTTGGACCTGTAATGTCACTGATGAAGTTCAA GACCTTAGAGGAGGCAATACAGAGAGCCAACAACACCAAATATGGCCTAGCAGGAGGCATTGTAACCAAGAACATCGACATTGCTAACACCGTCTCAAGATCAATCCGTGCCGGTAGTATATGGATCAACTGCTACTTCGCCATCGACAACGATTGCCCTTTTGGAGGATACAAGATGAGTGGTTTTGGAAAAGACTGGGGTATGCAGGGCATCCACAAGTATATGCATACTAAATCTGTGGTCACTCCCATCTATAACTCTCCATGGCTCTAA